In Topomyia yanbarensis strain Yona2022 chromosome 2, ASM3024719v1, whole genome shotgun sequence, one DNA window encodes the following:
- the LOC131683066 gene encoding uncharacterized protein LOC131683066 has protein sequence MSTEEDFEQYLGSYIGEDQYIALLLDYDGTLAEIPDRPELSVIPPETKKVLYNLVNSGKVFVAIISGRSLEDLRGKVGIDNVIYSGNLGLEILLPDGTRHNQTISEETANNFEKMIDHLTKEVAHNGAWIQNKQIAITLHYREMNPELVPELLVKANQIIKGYGYQTHAAHNALEVNPPIEWNKGLAAELILRTSFDENWKRRKVIFAGDDTPDEDVMKVIKGFGKSFRITRGVDVVTNADFKILSVQSVFLMLKWIEKKMCK, from the exons ATGTCCACAGAAGAAGATTTTGAGCAATATCTTGGCAG CTACATAGGCGAGGATCAATACATTGCGCTACTACTGGACTACGACGGAACGCTTGCCGAGATACCAGACCGCCCGGAGCTAAGCGTCATTCCGCCGGAAACGAAAAAAGTTCTATACAATCTTGTCAACAGTGGGAAAGTGTTCGTAGCAATAATATCCGGCCGTAGTTTGGAAGACTTGCGTGGAAAGGTTGGAATCGACAACGTAATCTATTCCGGAAATCTCGGTCTTGAAATTCTGCTTCCAGATGGAACCAGACATAATCAAACAATTTCGGAGGAAACTGCCaacaatttcgaaaaaatgatcgaTCACCTGACCAAAGAG GTCGCGCACAATGGAGCATGGATTCAGAACAAGCAGATAGCCATCACGCTACATTACCGTGAGATGAACCCGGAGTTGGTACCCGAGCTGTTAGTGAAAGCAAATCAAATCATTAAAGGTTATGGCTACCAAACTCACGCGGCTCATAACGCGCTGGAAGTTAATCCACCGATCGAATGGAACAAAGGATTAGCCGCAGAACTCATACTGAGGACAAGTTTTGATGAAAACTGGAAAAGAAGAAAGGTCATCTTCGCTGGGGACGATACTCCTGATGAGGACGTGATGAAAGTCATCAAAGGCTTCGGGAAATCGTTCAGAATCACTAGGGGAGTGGATGTGGTGACTAATGCCGATTTTAAAATCTTATCTGTCCAATCAGTGTTCTTGATGCTTAAATGGATTGAGAAGAAAATGTGCAAATAG